A genome region from Variovorax paradoxus includes the following:
- a CDS encoding Lrp/AsnC family transcriptional regulator gives MESISLDSTDLRLLDALQRDASQTNQRLAADVGISPPTCLRRMQRLREIGLIERQVALLSPDRLAAVLGHGLQAVVEISLDRQDAASLDAFETRVIADDAVQQCWRVSPGPDFVLVVAARDMPDYGALAQRLFTADANVRNVKAFFSLKRAKFEPRVPLG, from the coding sequence ATGGAATCAATCTCCCTCGATTCAACGGACCTGCGGCTGCTCGACGCACTGCAGCGCGACGCCTCGCAAACCAACCAGCGTCTGGCGGCCGACGTCGGCATCTCGCCACCGACCTGCCTGCGCCGCATGCAGCGCCTGCGGGAGATCGGCCTGATCGAGCGGCAGGTGGCGCTGCTGTCGCCCGACCGGCTCGCCGCGGTGCTCGGGCACGGGCTGCAGGCGGTGGTGGAAATCTCGCTGGACCGGCAGGACGCCGCATCGCTCGACGCCTTCGAAACGCGCGTGATCGCCGACGACGCGGTGCAGCAGTGCTGGCGCGTGTCGCCCGGCCCCGACTTCGTGCTGGTCGTGGCCGCGCGCGACATGCCGGACTACGGCGCCCTCGCGCAGCGCCTGTTCACGGCCGATGCGAACGTGCGCAACGTGAAGGCCTTCTTCAGCCTCA
- the glmS gene encoding glutamine--fructose-6-phosphate transaminase (isomerizing): MCGIVGAASHRNIVPVLVQGLQRLEYRGYDSCGVAVHAGGLTRTRTTSRVADLVAQVQDDKVEGLTGIAHTRWATHGAPAVHNAHPHFSHGPGVDAAGTRPGRIALVHNGIIENHETLRAALEAKGYAFESQTDTEVIAHLVDSLYDGDLFEAVKAAVLQLHGAYAIAVICRDEPHRVVGARAGSPLILGAGKDGTENFLASDAMALAGVTDQIIYLEEGDVVDLQPGKYWIVDRSHKPVTRQVRTVLAHSGAAELGPYRHYMQKEIFEQPRAIGDTLEGVEGIVPELFDGVGQDGATGASAHRVFQDIDKILILACGTSYYSGCTAKYWLEGIARISTQVEIASEYRYRDSVPDPKTLVVTISQSGETADTLAALKHARSLGMEQTLTICNVATSAMVRECKLAYITRAGVEIGVASTKAFTTQLAGLFLLTLAIAQAKGRLSAEEETRYLKEMRHLPVALQSVLALEPQIIGWAEDFARKDNALFLGRGLHYPIALEGALKLKEVTYIHAEAYAAGELKHGPLALVTSEMPVVAVAPNDALLEKLKSNLQEVRARGGVLYVLADGDTQIKSSEGLHVIRMPEHYGALSPILHVVPLQLLSYHTACARGTDVDKPRNLAKSVTVE; encoded by the coding sequence ATGTGCGGCATCGTCGGGGCAGCGTCCCATCGCAACATTGTTCCGGTCCTGGTCCAGGGCCTCCAGCGGCTCGAATACCGCGGCTATGACTCGTGCGGCGTCGCGGTCCATGCCGGCGGCCTGACGCGCACGCGCACCACCTCGCGCGTGGCGGACCTCGTGGCGCAGGTGCAGGACGACAAGGTCGAAGGCCTGACCGGCATCGCCCACACGCGCTGGGCCACGCACGGCGCGCCCGCCGTGCACAACGCGCATCCGCACTTCAGCCATGGTCCCGGCGTCGACGCGGCCGGCACGCGCCCCGGCCGCATCGCGCTGGTGCACAACGGCATCATCGAAAACCACGAAACGCTGCGGGCCGCGCTCGAAGCCAAGGGCTACGCGTTCGAGAGCCAGACCGACACCGAGGTCATCGCCCACCTGGTCGACAGCCTGTACGACGGCGACCTGTTCGAAGCCGTCAAGGCCGCCGTGCTGCAGCTGCACGGCGCCTACGCCATCGCCGTGATCTGCCGCGACGAACCGCACCGCGTGGTGGGCGCACGCGCCGGCTCGCCGCTGATCCTCGGCGCCGGCAAGGACGGCACCGAGAACTTCCTGGCCAGCGACGCCATGGCCCTGGCCGGCGTGACCGACCAGATCATCTATCTGGAAGAGGGCGACGTGGTCGACCTGCAGCCCGGCAAGTACTGGATCGTCGACAGGAGCCACAAGCCGGTCACTCGCCAGGTGCGCACCGTGCTCGCCCACAGCGGCGCGGCCGAACTCGGCCCGTACCGCCACTACATGCAGAAGGAAATCTTCGAGCAGCCGCGCGCCATCGGCGACACGCTCGAAGGCGTCGAGGGCATCGTGCCCGAGCTGTTCGACGGCGTCGGGCAGGACGGCGCGACCGGTGCCAGCGCCCACCGCGTGTTCCAGGACATCGACAAGATCCTCATCCTCGCGTGCGGCACCAGCTACTACAGCGGCTGCACCGCCAAGTACTGGCTCGAAGGCATCGCCAGGATCTCCACCCAGGTCGAGATCGCCAGCGAATACCGCTACCGCGACTCCGTGCCCGATCCGAAGACGCTGGTCGTCACCATCAGCCAGTCGGGCGAAACGGCCGACACGCTGGCCGCGCTGAAGCATGCGCGCTCATTGGGCATGGAGCAGACGCTGACCATCTGCAACGTCGCCACCAGCGCCATGGTGCGCGAGTGCAAGCTGGCGTACATCACGCGCGCCGGCGTGGAGATCGGCGTGGCCTCGACCAAGGCCTTCACCACGCAACTGGCCGGCCTGTTCCTGCTCACGCTGGCCATTGCGCAGGCCAAGGGCCGGCTGAGCGCCGAAGAGGAGACGCGCTACCTGAAGGAAATGCGCCACCTGCCGGTCGCGCTGCAGTCGGTGCTTGCGCTCGAGCCGCAGATCATCGGCTGGGCCGAGGACTTCGCGCGCAAGGACAACGCGCTGTTCCTGGGCCGCGGCCTGCACTACCCGATTGCGCTGGAAGGCGCGCTCAAGCTCAAGGAAGTGACCTACATCCACGCCGAGGCCTATGCTGCCGGCGAACTCAAGCACGGTCCGCTCGCGCTCGTCACCAGCGAGATGCCCGTGGTGGCCGTGGCGCCGAACGACGCGCTGCTCGAGAAGCTCAAGAGCAACCTGCAGGAAGTGCGCGCGCGCGGCGGCGTGCTCTACGTGCTGGCCGACGGCGACACGCAGATCAAGAGCAGCGAAGGCCTGCACGTGATCCGCATGCCCGAGCACTACGGCGCGCTCTCGCCGATCCTGCACGTCGTGCCGCTGCAGCTGCTGTCGTACCACACGGCCTGCGCGCGCGGCACCGACGTGGACAAGCCGCGGAACCTGGCGAAGAGCGTCACGGTGGAGTAA
- the putA gene encoding trifunctional transcriptional regulator/proline dehydrogenase/L-glutamate gamma-semialdehyde dehydrogenase, translating to MPTTPDDPLPSTFMHFADGLADPTPLRQAVTAAYRRPEPEALPPLLAQARLPAAEAATAHELAHRIALQLRHRKNASGRAGLVQGLLQEYALSSQEGVALMCLAEALLRIPDADTRDALIRDKIAHGQWQSHAGRSPSVFVNAATWGLLLTGKLVATHSEAGLSAVLTRLIGKGGEPLIRKGVDMAMRMMGEQFVTGETIAQALGHARELEAQGFRYSYDMLGEAALTAADAQRYRAAYEEAIHAIGKASAGRGVYEGPGISIKLSALHPRYSRAQHARAMAELYPVLRKLTLLAQQYDIGLNIDAEEADRLELSLDLLERLCFEPALAGWHGIGFVIQAYQKRCPFVIDFVVDLARRSRHRLMVRLVKGAYWDSEIKRAQVDGLHGYPVYTRKAYTDVSYLACARKLLDAPGEVYPQFATHNAHTLAAIYTMADPARYTPGQYEFQCLHGMGEPLYEQVVGPLQRPCRIYAPVGTHETLLAYLVRRLLENGANTSFVNRIADLAIDIDALVEDPVATVERMAANEGAPGLPHPAIALPAALYGGQRVNSRGLDLSNDDSLRALGRALQDSAHAGWRAPPLLARAVGGEANPWADVRNPADLRDVVGQVQEATLADVEAAVAHAQGVAAAWAATPPAERAALLERAADLLEARTPQLLGLLAREAGKTYTNAIAEVREAVDFLRFYAAQARSDFSNDTHRPVGPMVCISPWNFPLAIFTGQVAAALAAGNPVLAKPAEQTPLVAAEAVRALWEAGVPHAAVQLLPGSGETVGAALVADARVQGVMFTGSTEVARLLQKTLSQRLGSGGAPVPLIAETGGQNAMIVDSSALVEQVVVDVMSSAFDSAGQRCSALRVLCVQEEAADRLFAMLQGAMAEACIGNPARLAVDVGPVIDAEARDGIERHIAAMRAKGRRVYRQGREYAHDTRHGTYVMPTLIELDSIAELQREVFGPVLHLVRYRRRDLGALIGQINGTGYGLTLGVHTRIDETIAQVVAHAKAGNVYVNRNIVGAVVGVQPFGGEGLSGTGPKAGGPLYMLRMLSQRPDDAMARATVEADATPRPALSALSRWAGANGRAALAAQCSRFALQSRSGASRTLAGPTGERNVYTLAPREAVLCLAGSEADRLVQLAAVLSVGSTAIWPADGAAQALRATLPAEVQHGVALASDWGSDTVVFDAALHHGNAGGLAEVMQRLAARPGPIVGVRAFAPGEAGIPLESLVVERALSINTAAAGGNASLMTIG from the coding sequence ATGCCTACCACCCCCGACGACCCGCTGCCCTCCACCTTCATGCATTTCGCAGACGGCCTGGCCGACCCCACGCCGCTGCGCCAGGCAGTGACCGCTGCGTATCGCCGGCCCGAACCCGAAGCGTTGCCGCCGCTGCTGGCGCAGGCCCGCCTGCCGGCCGCCGAGGCCGCGACGGCCCACGAACTCGCGCACCGCATCGCCCTGCAGCTGCGCCATCGAAAGAACGCGAGCGGACGCGCCGGCCTGGTGCAGGGGCTGCTGCAGGAATACGCGCTCTCGTCGCAGGAAGGCGTGGCCCTGATGTGCCTGGCCGAGGCGCTGCTGCGCATTCCCGACGCCGACACGCGCGACGCGCTCATCCGCGACAAGATCGCGCACGGCCAGTGGCAGTCGCACGCGGGGCGCAGCCCGTCGGTGTTCGTCAACGCCGCCACCTGGGGACTGCTGCTCACCGGCAAGCTGGTGGCCACGCACAGCGAGGCCGGCCTGTCGGCGGTGCTCACGCGGCTCATCGGCAAGGGCGGCGAACCGCTCATCCGCAAGGGCGTGGACATGGCGATGCGCATGATGGGCGAGCAGTTCGTCACCGGCGAGACCATCGCGCAGGCGCTGGGCCACGCGCGAGAGCTCGAAGCGCAAGGGTTCCGCTATTCGTACGACATGCTCGGCGAAGCGGCGCTCACCGCCGCGGACGCGCAGCGCTACCGCGCGGCCTACGAGGAAGCGATCCACGCCATCGGCAAGGCCTCGGCCGGACGCGGCGTGTACGAGGGGCCGGGCATCTCGATCAAGCTCTCGGCCCTGCACCCGCGCTACAGCCGTGCGCAGCATGCGCGCGCGATGGCCGAGCTGTACCCCGTGCTGCGCAAACTGACGCTGCTGGCGCAGCAGTACGACATCGGCCTGAACATCGACGCGGAAGAAGCCGACCGGCTCGAGCTGTCGCTCGACCTGCTGGAGCGCCTGTGCTTCGAGCCGGCGCTCGCGGGCTGGCACGGCATCGGCTTCGTGATCCAGGCCTACCAGAAACGCTGCCCGTTCGTGATCGACTTCGTGGTCGACCTGGCCCGCCGCAGCCGCCACCGGCTGATGGTGCGGCTGGTGAAAGGCGCCTACTGGGACAGCGAGATCAAGCGCGCGCAGGTCGATGGACTCCACGGCTATCCGGTGTACACGCGCAAGGCCTATACCGACGTGTCGTACCTGGCGTGCGCGCGCAAGCTGCTCGATGCGCCCGGCGAGGTGTACCCGCAGTTCGCCACGCACAACGCGCACACGCTGGCCGCGATCTACACGATGGCCGACCCCGCGCGCTACACGCCGGGTCAGTACGAGTTCCAGTGCCTGCACGGCATGGGCGAGCCGCTGTACGAGCAGGTGGTGGGTCCGCTGCAGCGGCCGTGCCGCATCTACGCGCCGGTGGGCACGCACGAGACGCTGCTGGCCTACCTCGTGCGGCGCCTGCTGGAGAACGGCGCCAACACCTCGTTCGTGAACCGCATCGCCGACCTCGCGATCGATATCGATGCGCTGGTGGAAGATCCCGTCGCCACGGTGGAACGCATGGCGGCGAACGAGGGCGCGCCGGGCCTGCCGCACCCTGCCATCGCGCTGCCTGCCGCGCTGTATGGCGGGCAGCGCGTCAACTCGCGCGGGCTCGACCTGTCGAACGACGACAGCCTGCGCGCGCTGGGCCGCGCGCTGCAGGACAGCGCGCATGCCGGCTGGCGTGCTCCGCCGCTGCTGGCGCGGGCCGTCGGCGGCGAGGCGAATCCCTGGGCCGACGTGCGCAACCCTGCGGACCTGCGCGACGTCGTCGGCCAGGTGCAGGAAGCCACGCTGGCCGATGTCGAGGCGGCCGTTGCGCACGCGCAGGGCGTTGCCGCCGCATGGGCCGCCACGCCGCCGGCCGAACGCGCCGCGCTGCTGGAGCGCGCGGCCGACCTGCTGGAGGCACGCACGCCGCAGTTGCTCGGACTGCTGGCGCGCGAAGCCGGCAAGACGTATACCAACGCGATCGCCGAGGTGCGCGAGGCTGTCGACTTCCTGCGCTTCTATGCAGCGCAGGCGCGCAGTGATTTCTCGAACGACACGCACCGCCCGGTCGGCCCGATGGTGTGCATCAGCCCCTGGAACTTTCCGCTCGCCATCTTCACCGGCCAGGTGGCCGCGGCCCTGGCGGCGGGCAACCCGGTGCTGGCCAAACCCGCAGAGCAGACGCCGCTGGTGGCCGCCGAGGCGGTTCGCGCGTTGTGGGAAGCCGGCGTGCCGCATGCCGCCGTGCAACTGCTGCCCGGCAGCGGCGAGACCGTGGGCGCCGCGCTCGTGGCCGATGCCCGCGTGCAGGGCGTGATGTTCACCGGCTCGACCGAAGTGGCGCGCCTGCTGCAGAAGACGCTCTCGCAGCGCCTGGGTTCCGGCGGCGCGCCGGTGCCGCTGATCGCGGAGACCGGCGGCCAGAACGCGATGATCGTCGACTCGTCCGCGCTGGTGGAACAGGTCGTGGTCGATGTGATGTCTTCCGCCTTCGACAGCGCCGGCCAGCGCTGCTCTGCGCTGCGCGTGCTGTGCGTGCAGGAAGAGGCCGCCGACCGGCTGTTCGCGATGCTCCAGGGCGCGATGGCGGAGGCCTGCATCGGCAACCCGGCGCGGCTGGCCGTGGACGTGGGTCCGGTGATCGACGCCGAGGCGCGCGATGGCATTGAGCGCCACATCGCGGCCATGCGCGCCAAGGGCCGCAGGGTGTATCGCCAGGGCCGCGAATACGCACACGACACGCGCCACGGCACCTACGTGATGCCGACGCTGATCGAGCTCGACAGCATCGCCGAGCTGCAGCGCGAAGTGTTCGGTCCTGTGCTGCACCTGGTGCGCTACCGCCGCCGCGACCTCGGCGCGCTGATCGGCCAGATCAACGGCACCGGCTACGGCCTCACCCTCGGCGTCCATACGCGCATCGACGAGACCATCGCGCAGGTGGTGGCGCACGCCAAGGCAGGGAACGTGTACGTGAACCGCAATATCGTCGGCGCAGTGGTCGGCGTGCAGCCCTTCGGCGGCGAAGGGCTGTCGGGCACCGGGCCGAAGGCGGGCGGGCCGCTGTACATGCTGCGCATGCTGTCGCAGCGTCCGGACGATGCGATGGCGCGCGCGACGGTCGAAGCCGATGCGACGCCGCGGCCCGCGCTGTCGGCCCTGTCGCGCTGGGCGGGAGCCAACGGCCGCGCCGCGCTCGCAGCGCAATGTTCACGCTTCGCCTTGCAGTCGCGCTCCGGCGCCTCGCGCACGCTGGCCGGACCGACCGGCGAGCGCAACGTCTACACGCTGGCGCCACGCGAAGCGGTGCTGTGCCTGGCCGGCAGCGAAGCCGACCGGCTTGTGCAGCTTGCCGCGGTGCTGTCCGTGGGCAGCACCGCGATCTGGCCGGCCGATGGCGCCGCGCAGGCGCTGCGTGCGACGCTGCCGGCCGAGGTACAGCATGGCGTGGCGCTCGCGAGCGACTGGGGTTCGGACACCGTCGTGTTCGATGCAGCGCTGCATCACGGCAACGCCGGCGGCCTCGCCGAAGTGATGCAGCGGCTCGCGGCGCGACCGGGACCGATCGTGGGCGTGCGCGCCTTCGCGCCGGGCGAGGCCGGCATTCCGCTCGAGAGCCTGGTGGTGGAGCGCGCGCTGAGCATCAACACCGCCGCGGCCGGCGGCAACGCGAGCCTGATGACGATCGGCTGA
- a CDS encoding carboxymuconolactone decarboxylase family protein, with product MKPQPIEYAAASDEVKAVYDDIKTSRNVPDVNNFWKYLANDPATLRRTWGSLKEVMAPGALDPVVKEMVYLAVSVTNSCTYCIASHHAGAEKAGMTPAMFAELMAVVGMANETNRLVNGYRVPVDPAFDR from the coding sequence ATGAAGCCCCAGCCCATCGAGTACGCAGCCGCCTCCGACGAAGTCAAGGCCGTGTACGACGACATCAAGACCTCGCGCAATGTGCCCGACGTCAACAACTTCTGGAAGTACCTCGCCAACGATCCGGCCACGCTCAGGCGCACCTGGGGCAGCCTGAAGGAAGTGATGGCACCGGGTGCGCTCGACCCGGTGGTGAAGGAAATGGTGTACCTCGCGGTGAGCGTCACCAACAGCTGCACCTATTGCATCGCGAGCCACCACGCGGGCGCGGAGAAGGCCGGCATGACGCCCGCGATGTTCGCCGAGCTCATGGCGGTGGTCGGCATGGCCAACGAGACCAACCGGCTGGTCAACGGCTACCGCGTGCCGGTCGATCCGGCGTTCGACAGGTAG